One Vigna unguiculata cultivar IT97K-499-35 chromosome 11, ASM411807v1, whole genome shotgun sequence DNA window includes the following coding sequences:
- the LOC114169556 gene encoding ubiquitin-like modifier-activating enzyme atg7 isoform X1 — translation MKLSLVGEALITVPQGWKDTVPSAVGWELNKGRKASRCISLAQSMDPTRLAISAADLNLKLMRWRALPSLNLDALSSMKCLLLGAGTLGCQVARMLMAWGVRKITLVDSGRVAMSNPLRQSLYTLDNCLNGGEFKATAAVESLKRIFPAVDAEGIVMAIPMPGHPIQSQEHDSVLDDCKRLHDLIEAHDSVFLLTDTRESRWLPTLLCANTIKITITAALGFDSFLVMRHGAGPLSQDHKLETSPIHSMTLRSKRSYPSSHKESAVPIAALRYCFGGGFFWHLHLYWRVLNGW, via the exons ATGAAGTTGTCTCTTGTTGGTGAAGCATTGATAACAGTTCCACAAG GGTGGAAAGACACAGTGCCTAGTGCAGTTGGATGGGAACTTAATAAGGGTAGAAAAGCTTCTAGGTGTATAAGCCTTGCACAGTCCATGGATCCAACCAG ATTGGCCATATCTGCTGCAGATTTGAATTTAAAGCTTATGAGGTGGCGTGCTTTGCCATCTCTAAACTTGGATGCCTTATCTTCCATGAAGTGTCTTCTCCTTGGAGCTGGCACGCTTGGATGCCAGGTCGCACGCATGCTTATG GCATGGGGTGTTCGAAAAATTACTCTAGTTGACAGTGGTAGGGTGGCTATGTCTAACCCATTGAGGCAGTCTCTTTATACTTTGGATAACTGTCTTAATGGTGGTGAATTTAAAGCTACTGCAGCAGTTGAAAGTCTCAAACGGATATTTCCAGCAGTG gaTGCAGAAGGTATTGTTATGGCTATACCAATGCCTGGACATCCCATACAAAGCCAGGAACACGATAGTGTGCTTGATGATTGTAAAAGGTTGCATGATTTAATTGAAGCTCACGATTCAGTTTTTTTGTTAACCGATACAAGGGAAAGTCGATGGCTGCCAACACTCCTCTGTGCCAATACTATCAAG ATTACCATTACTGCTGCACTAGGGTTTGACAGTTTCTTGGTTATGCGTCATGGAGCTGGTCCTTTAAGTCAGGACCACAAGTTGGAAACATCACCTATCCATTCCATGACATTGAGAAGCAAGAGGTCGTACCCGTCCAGTCATAAAGAATCTGCAGTTCCAATAGCGGCACTAAG ATATTGCTTTGGTGGGGGATTTTTCTGGCATCTACACCTGTACTGGAGGGTGCTGAATGGCTGGTAA
- the LOC114169556 gene encoding ubiquitin-like modifier-activating enzyme atg7 isoform X2, protein MKLSLVGEALITVPQGWKDTVPSAVGWELNKGRKASRCISLAQSMDPTRLAISAADLNLKLMRWRALPSLNLDALSSMKCLLLGAGTLGCQVARMLMAWGVRKITLVDSGRVAMSNPLRQSLYTLDNCLNGGEFKATAAVESLKRIFPAVDAEGIVMAIPMPGHPIQSQEHDSVLDDCKRLHDLIEAHDSVFLLTDTRESRWLPTLLCANTIKITITAALGFDSFLVMRHGAGPLSQDHKLETSPIHSMTLRSKRSYPSSHKESAVPIAALR, encoded by the exons ATGAAGTTGTCTCTTGTTGGTGAAGCATTGATAACAGTTCCACAAG GGTGGAAAGACACAGTGCCTAGTGCAGTTGGATGGGAACTTAATAAGGGTAGAAAAGCTTCTAGGTGTATAAGCCTTGCACAGTCCATGGATCCAACCAG ATTGGCCATATCTGCTGCAGATTTGAATTTAAAGCTTATGAGGTGGCGTGCTTTGCCATCTCTAAACTTGGATGCCTTATCTTCCATGAAGTGTCTTCTCCTTGGAGCTGGCACGCTTGGATGCCAGGTCGCACGCATGCTTATG GCATGGGGTGTTCGAAAAATTACTCTAGTTGACAGTGGTAGGGTGGCTATGTCTAACCCATTGAGGCAGTCTCTTTATACTTTGGATAACTGTCTTAATGGTGGTGAATTTAAAGCTACTGCAGCAGTTGAAAGTCTCAAACGGATATTTCCAGCAGTG gaTGCAGAAGGTATTGTTATGGCTATACCAATGCCTGGACATCCCATACAAAGCCAGGAACACGATAGTGTGCTTGATGATTGTAAAAGGTTGCATGATTTAATTGAAGCTCACGATTCAGTTTTTTTGTTAACCGATACAAGGGAAAGTCGATGGCTGCCAACACTCCTCTGTGCCAATACTATCAAG ATTACCATTACTGCTGCACTAGGGTTTGACAGTTTCTTGGTTATGCGTCATGGAGCTGGTCCTTTAAGTCAGGACCACAAGTTGGAAACATCACCTATCCATTCCATGACATTGAGAAGCAAGAGGTCGTACCCGTCCAGTCATAAAGAATCTGCAGTTCCAATAGCGGCACTAAGGTAG